A genome region from Gossypium hirsutum isolate 1008001.06 chromosome A04, Gossypium_hirsutum_v2.1, whole genome shotgun sequence includes the following:
- the LOC107943845 gene encoding zinc finger protein BRUTUS — MATPFSSLEPGGGGGGGIAIMAGPLNPIDPSTPSKSCLKNSASKSPILIFQFFHKAIKAELDALHRAAMAFATNHHDSDLTSLLERCHFLRTIYKHHCHAEDEVIFPALDIRVKNVAPTYSLEHEGESVLFDQLFALLTSDMQNEESYRRELASCTGALQTSITQHMSKEEEQVFPLLIEKFTFEEQASLVWQFLCSIPVNMMAEFLPWLSSSISPDEHRDMRKCLSKIIPREKLLHQVIFTWMEGVKTAEKCKNCKGEARCEAFGASVLPSQTESGYCACESSKSCKRKYMELSSRPKDSTLSSPIDEIMLWHNAIKRELSDIAKAAKKIQISGDFSDLSGFNERLQFIAEVCIFHSIAEDRVIFPAVDAELSFTQEHAEEEIQFNKLRRLIENIQSAGADSTSAEFYANLCSQADQIMDSIQKHFHSEEAQVLPLARKHFSPQRQRELLYQSLCVMPLKLIECVLPWLVGSLSEEEARSFLQNMNLAAPPSNSALVTLFSGWVCKGHSADICLSSGAIGACPARILTRTQKDIDQPFCACTSVCSTEERADDNRRPVKRGNIILSEETDSFQLTGTINNHKLSCSDQSCCVPALGVNSSKLGMSSLAAAKSLRSLSFTPSAPSLNSSLFNWETDISSSDVGSLRPIDNIFKFHKAIRKDLEYLDIESGKLNDCNETFLRQFTGRFRLLWGLYRAHSNAEDDIVFPALESKETLHNVSHSYTLDHKQEERLFEDISSALSELTQLCEYLNDSNMNRNLNEINSDSSEQNDTMQKYIQKATELQGMCKSIRVTLDQHVFREELELWPLFDRHFSVEEQDKIVGRIIGTTGAEVLQSMLPWVTSALTQEEQNKMMDTWKQATKNTMFSEWLNEWWEGNDVSSPTSTSGSCISLGTDVHESLDQSDLNFKPGWKDIFRMNQNELEAEIRKVSRDSTLDPRRKAYLIQNLMTSRWIAAQQKSPQTSAIECSNDEDLYGCSPSFRDLEKQEFGCEHYKRNCKLRAACCGKLYTCRFCHDKVSDHSMDRKATTDMMCMSCLKIQPVGPVCTTPSCGELSMAKYYCNICKFFDDERNVYHCPFCNLCRVGKGLGDDFFHCMVCNCCLAKKLVDHKCREKGLEINCPICCDFLFTSSESVRALPCGHFMHSACFQAYACSHYICPICSKSMGDMAVYFGMLDALLASEQLPEEYRNRCQDILCNDCDKKGTAAFHWLYHKCGYCGSYNTRVIKVESANTICSTSNV; from the exons ATGGCGACCCCATTCTCGAGCTTAGAACccggaggaggaggaggaggaggtatAGCAATAATGGCAGGTCCTCTGAATCCAATCGATCCATCCACTCCTTCCAAATCTTGCTTGAAAAACTCCGCCTCTAAATCTCCCATTCTTATCTTCCAATTTTTTCACAAGGCCATCAAGGCTGAGCTCGACGCCCTCCACCGAGCTGCCATGGCTTTTGCCACCAACCACCACGACTCTGATCTTACTTCTTTGTTGGAGAGATGCCATTTCCTTCGTACTATATATAAGCACCATTGCCACGCCGAAGATGAG GTTATCTTTCCGGCTCTTGATATACGCGTGAAGAATGTGGCTCCAACATACTCACTTGAACATGAAGGTGAAAGTGTCCTTTTTGATCAGTTGTTTGCATTGCTGACTTCAGATATGCAGAATGAAGAAAGCTATAGGAGAGAATTAGCCTCTTGCACTGGGGCCCTTCAGACATCAATTACTCAGCATATGTCCAAGGAAGAGGAACAG GTGTTTCCCTTGCTTATTGAGAAGTTTACATTTGAAGAGCAGGCGTCATTGGTATGGCAATTTCTTTGCAGCATACCTGTTAATATGATGGCGGAGTTTCTTCCATGGCTTTCCTCCTCTATATCACCTGATGAACATCGAGACATGCGCAAGTGCTTGAGCAAGATAATTCCAAGAGAGAAACTTCTTCATCAG GTTATTTTCACCTGGATGGAAGGTGTCAAGACAGCTGAGAAATGTAAAAATTGCAAAGGCGAGGCTCGATGTGAAGCTTTTGGAGCTAGTGTCTTACCAAGTCAAACTGAAAGTGGTTACTGTGCATGTGAATCTTCGAAAAGTTGTAAAAGGAAATATATGGAGCTAAGTTCTAGACCTAAGGATTCTACTCTGTCCAGTCCTATAGATGAAATTATGCTTTGGCATAATGCTATCAAACGAGAATTGAGTGATATAGCCAAGGCTGCTAAGAAAATACAAATTTCTGGTGATTTTTCTGATTTATCTGGCTTCAATGAGAGGCTGCAGTTCATAGCTGAAGTATGCATCTTTCACAG TATTGCTGAGGATAGAGTTATATTCCCTGCTGTAGATGCAGAACTATCTTTTACTCAGGAGCATGCGGAAGAAGAAATTCAATTTAACAAGCTTCGGCGCCTTATCGAAAATATTCAAAGTGCGGGAGCTGACTCAACTTCTGCTGAATTCTATGCAAATTTGTGCTCACAGGCTGATCAAATAATGGATAGTATACAGAAGCATTTCCATAGTGAAGAAGCACAG GTACTTCCACTTGCTCGGAAGCACTTTAGCCCCCAAAGACAGAGAGAACTTCTTTATCAGAGCTTGTGTGTGATGCCCTTGAAATTAATTGAGTGCGTCTTACCATGGTTGGTAGGATCATTAAGTGAAGAAGAAGCTAGGTCTTTCcttcaaaatatgaatttggcAG CGCCACCATCCAACTCTGCATTGGTTACACTATTTTCTGGTTGGGTGTGCAAAGGTCACTCTGCAGATATTTGTCTTTCTTCTGGTGCAATTGGTGCCTGTCCTGCAAGAATACTTACTAGAACCCAGAAGGATATTGACCAACCATTCTGTGCATGCACCTCTGTCTGTTCCACTGAGGAAAGGGCAGATGATAATAGAAGGCCGGTAAAGCGtggaaatataattttatcagaAGAAACGGATTCTTTTCAGTTGACAGGAACAATAAATAACCATAAATTATCATGCAGTGATCAGTCTTGTTGTGTCCCAGCTTTAGGAGTGAATAGCAGTAAGCTGGGCATGAGTTCTCTGGCTGCAGCAAAATCTTTGCGGTCATTATCTTTTACTCCATCTGCCCCCTCGCTTAACTCCAGTCTTTTTAACTGGGAAACAGATATTAGCTCCAGCGATGTCGGAAGCTTACGGCCTATtgataatatattcaaatttcatAAAGCCATCCGTAAAGATCTGGAATATTTGGATATTGAATCTGGAAAGCTAAATGATTGCAATGAGACTTTTCTTAGGCAGTTCACTGGCAGATTTCGGTTGTTGTGGGGTTTATATAGAGCTCACAGTAATGCTGAAGATGATATAGTATTTCCAGCACTAGAATCTAAGGAGACTCTTCATAATGTTAGCCACTCTTATACTCTGGATCACAAGCAGGAGGAGAGACTTTTTGAAGATATTTCATCTGCACTTTCCGAGCTTACGCAGCTTTGTGAATACTTGAACGATAGCAATATGAATCGTAACTTGAATGAAATTAACTCAGATTCTTCTGAACAAAATGATACAATGCAGAAGTACATTCAGAAAGCCACAGAGCTGCAGGGCATGTGTAAATCCATTAGAGTAACACTGGATCAACATGTGTTCCGAGAAGAACTTGAGCTCTGGCCGTTGTTTGACAGGCATTTTTCTGTGGAGGAGCAGGACAAGATTGTTGGTCGAATTATTGGTACTACAGGTGCAGAGGTGCTCCAGTCAATGTTGCCATGGGTAACTTCTGCTCTTACTCAAGAGGAGCAGAACAAAATGATGGACACATGGAAACAGGCAACTAAGAACACAATGTTCAGTGAGTGGCTTAATGAGTGGTGGGAAGGAAATGATGTATCTTCACCCACATCAACATCTGGAAGTTGTATTTCACTTG GCACTGATGTACATGAGAGTCTCGACCAGAGTGATCTCAATTTTAAGCCTGGGTGGAAGGATATCTTTCGTATGAATCAGAATGAGCTTGAAGCTGAGATCAGAAAAGTTTCTCGGGATTCAACCCTTGATCCAAGGAGAAAAGCTTATCTTATTCAAAATCTTATGACCAG TCGCTGGATAGCTGCACAGCAGAAGTCTCCTCAAACCTCAGCAATTGAATGTTCAAATGATGAAGACTTATATGGATGCTCTCCATCTTTTAGAGATCTAGAGAAACAGGAATTTGGATGTGAACATTACAAAAGAAATTGTAAACTCCGTGCTGCTTGCTGTGGAAAACTATATACCTGTAGGTTTTGCCATGATAAAGTCAGTGACCATTCAATGGATAG GAAGGCTACAACTGATATGATGTGCATGAGCTGCCTGAAAATCCAGCCTGTTGGACCAGTTTGCACGACACCTTCATGTGGCGAGCTCTCAATGGCAAAGTACTACTGCAACATCTGCAAATTTTTTGATGATGAAAG GAATGTCTATCACTGCCCATTTTGCAATTTATGTCGTGTTGGAAAGGGACTTGGTGATGATTTCTTTCATTGTATGGTGTGTAATTGCTGTCTGGCCAAGAAGTTGGTTGACCACAAGTGTCGAGAAAAAGGTCTAGAAATAAACTGTCCTATATGCTGTGATTTTTTATTCACATCAAGTGAAAGCGTAAGAGCACTTCCATGTGGTCATTTCATGCATTCAGCATGTTTTCAG GCATATGCATGCAGTCATTACATCTGCCCAATTTGTAGCAAATCGATGGGAGATATGGcg GTTTACTTTGGCATGCTTGATGCCCTTTTGGCTTCTGAGCAGCTTCCTGAAGAATACAGGAACCGGTGTCAG GACATACTGTGCAATGACTGTGATAAGAAGGGAACTGCAGCATTTCACTGGCTGTATCATAAGTGTGGTTATTGTGGTTCATACAATACCAGGGTAATCAAGGTTGAATCTGCAAATACCATCTGCTCAACCTCAAATGTCTGA